A genomic segment from Fundulus heteroclitus isolate FHET01 chromosome 6, MU-UCD_Fhet_4.1, whole genome shotgun sequence encodes:
- the LOC118563428 gene encoding relaxin-3 receptor 1-like — translation MQSNSSSPGPPTGLSACGGQEEEISELVSPTGVGSNLPLFNLSLNCWLHILSKESSLDLHGDSANLPVRVVIALVYLVVCVLGLVGNLLALFLLHSRRRGHHHSAIDCFVMSLTITDLQFVLTLPFWAVDTVMDFRWPFGRVMCKIVSSVTTMNMYASVFFLTAMSVTRYHSLVTSLKMSSPRIAMARAKWVSSAIWVVSLVATLPHAFYSTTVQVSADDELCLVRFSDSDSGHWDPQMLLGLYQTQKVLLGFVVPLIIISVCYLLLLRFILSRRIVGSTVGGGTGNSEQERGRHRNRSKVTRSVTIVVLSFFICWLPNQALTLWGVLIKFDMVPFSKAFYNAQAYAFPLTVCLAHANSCLNPVLYCLIRREYRAGLKELLLRVSHNARNVLSLALRGRRVEEEPPSTVVTHKDINI, via the exons ATGCAAAGCAACAGCAGCTCCCCCGGACCCCCCACTGGGCTGAGTGCGTGCGGGGGGCAGGAGGAGGAAATATCTGAGCTTGTCAGCCCTACAGGGGTAGGCTCCAACCTGCCGCTTTTTAACCTTTCACTCAACTGCTGGCTTCACATCCTCTCCAAGGAGTCGTCCTTGGACCTGCACGGAGACAGCGCCAACCTGCCG GTGCGCGTCGTCATTGCCCTGGTCTACCTGGTGGTGTGCGTCCTGGGGCTGGTGGGGAACCTCCTGGCTCTCTTCCTTCTCCACTCCCGCCGCCGGGGCCACCACCACTCCGCCATCGACTGCTTCGTGATGAGCCTGACCATCACAGACCTCCAGTTCGTCCTCACCTTGCCCTTCTGGGCCGTGGACACGGTGATGGACTTCCGCTGGCCCTTCGGTCGGGTCATGTGTAAGATCGTGAGCTCGGTCACCACCATGAACATGTATGCGAGTGTTTTCTTCCTCACGGCGATGAGTGTGACCCGGTACCACTCCCTGGTTACCTCCCTGAAGATGAGCAGCCCCAGGATCGCCATGGCGCGGGCCAAGTGGGTCAGCTCGGCCATCTGGGTGGTGTCTTTGGTGGCCACGCTGCCCCACGCCTTCTACTCCACCACCGTTCAG GTGTCTGCAGATGATGAGCTCTGCTTAGTTCGGTTTTCCGACTCCGACTCAGGTCACTGGGATCCCCAGATGTTGCTTGGGCTCTACCAAACACAGAAGGTCCTTCTGGGGTTTGTAGTTCCCCTAATTATCATTTCTGTGTGCTACCTCCTCTTGCTGAGGTTCATTCTGAGCAGGCGCATTGTGGGCAGCACGGTTGGTGGTGGCACTGGGAATTCAGAGCAGGAGAGAGGACGCCACCGCAACCGCTCCAAAGTTACTCGTTCTGTCACCATTGtagtcctgtcctttttcatcTGCTGGCTGCCGAACCAGGCTCTCACCTTGTGGGGGGTGCTCATCAAGTTCGACATGGTGCCCTTCAGCAAAGCCTTCTACAACGCCCAGGCTTACGCCTTTCCGCTGACTGTGTGTCTTGCCCATGCCAACAGCTGTCTCAACCCGGTGCTCTACTGCCTGATCCGGAGAGAGTACAGGGCCGGACTGAAGGAGCTCCTTCTGAGAGTTTCTCATAACGCCCGGAACGTTCTTTCTCTGGCTCTGAGAGGAAGAAGAGTGGAGGAAGAACCTCCCAGTACGGTGGTGACACACAAGGACATTAATATTTGA